A portion of the Rhodanobacter sp. AS-Z3 genome contains these proteins:
- a CDS encoding SDR family NAD(P)-dependent oxidoreductase, with amino-acid sequence MQLDKRRIAITGGFGTLGLAAVQAALGAGAQVVAIDRADAPAEGIGQATCIGGVDLADPKAAKQALAAAAKALGGLDALVNIAGTFRYETVADGSVDTWDLLYRVNLRTAVAASQAALEHLHAGGRIINIGAASALKAGAGVGAYTASKSGVMRFTEALAEELKSRDITVNALLPSILDTPPNRADMPDADFARWVKPEQLADVIVFLLSKQSSAITGALIPVTGRV; translated from the coding sequence ATGCAACTCGATAAACGACGCATCGCGATAACCGGCGGTTTCGGCACACTCGGCCTGGCGGCCGTTCAAGCAGCGCTCGGCGCAGGCGCGCAGGTCGTGGCCATCGACCGTGCTGACGCACCCGCCGAAGGCATCGGTCAGGCGACCTGCATCGGTGGGGTCGATCTGGCCGATCCAAAGGCTGCGAAGCAGGCACTGGCCGCCGCTGCCAAGGCGCTTGGTGGTCTCGATGCGCTGGTCAATATTGCCGGCACCTTCCGCTACGAAACCGTGGCCGATGGCAGCGTGGATACCTGGGATCTGCTGTACCGCGTGAACCTGCGCACCGCCGTGGCCGCCAGCCAGGCCGCGTTGGAACATCTGCATGCCGGTGGTCGCATCATCAATATTGGCGCCGCTTCCGCGCTTAAAGCGGGCGCAGGCGTAGGTGCGTACACCGCATCCAAGTCCGGCGTGATGCGCTTCACCGAAGCACTGGCCGAGGAACTCAAGTCGCGCGACATCACCGTCAATGCGTTGCTGCCCAGCATTCTCGACACGCCGCCCAATCGCGCCGACATGCCCGACGCCGACTTCGCCCGCTGGGTAAAGCCGGAGCAACTCGCCGACGTGATCGTGTTCTTGTTGTCGAAGCAGTCCTCTGCCATCACCGGCGCGCTGATACCGGTGACCGGTCGGGTCTGA
- a CDS encoding DUF3228 family protein: protein MSIVLTPFAHTRLFPRDKRPSAIQDCSAAEFEQRLNSEAPLQVLPGYAPFCQLHVHRNWTSTRCTATPITDGNSHLLRSAYEARSRDELPVLVRWFEGIDPPVANYLLPILYSRDQLAKEGAPIDADWGVVGCLYTSEPQEIPMVPITMLRNALGVKEGGSGVPLDHVAYRRSVAFWESHANWRG, encoded by the coding sequence ATGTCCATCGTACTGACCCCGTTCGCCCACACCCGACTGTTCCCGCGCGACAAAAGGCCGAGCGCCATCCAGGATTGCAGCGCCGCGGAGTTCGAGCAGCGTCTCAACAGTGAAGCACCGCTGCAGGTATTGCCCGGCTACGCACCGTTCTGCCAGCTGCACGTTCATCGCAATTGGACGTCCACCCGTTGCACCGCCACACCCATCACCGACGGCAATAGTCATCTGCTGCGCTCTGCCTACGAGGCGCGCAGCCGCGATGAACTGCCGGTGCTGGTGCGTTGGTTCGAAGGCATCGATCCGCCGGTAGCGAACTACCTGCTGCCGATCCTCTACAGCCGCGACCAGCTCGCCAAGGAAGGCGCGCCGATTGACGCGGACTGGGGTGTGGTCGGCTGTCTCTATACCAGCGAACCGCAAGAGATTCCGATGGTACCCATCACCATGCTGCGCAATGCGCTCGGCGTGAAGGAAGGCGGTTCGGGCGTGCCGCTGGATCATGTAGCGTATCGACGCAGCGTGGCGTTCTGGGAAAGTCACGCCAACTGGCGCGGCTGA
- a CDS encoding cytochrome ubiquinol oxidase subunit II, with protein MISGNSHETLIRSVTPKTGHSATKPGRCGRCDRSTGSRIHTQRVLWRALVCAATLSLAACAGGPHLSFLNPQGPIADAQRWHFYEVLGVMVVLVAGPIFLLLPFFAWRYRLGNNKARYTPQWKYSRLLEILSWGGPVVIVAILAFFVWRDTHRLDPYRPLSSTKAPLRIQVIGYDWKWLFIYPDQNIATIGTLALPVDRPVSFRITSATVMQSFFIPALGSQIYAMGGMVSQLNLEAHKPGASLGENTMYNGDGFHQQKFTVQAMDANHFSAWTKQVRASGMPLDAKTLQLIAKRSTRAELIAAMPRVNTIEGTAFFTGASPTIFPAVVKATMQGDSSIPASAFTPSGKPAAGKDDQP; from the coding sequence GTGATCAGCGGAAACTCGCACGAAACTCTGATCCGATCCGTCACACCCAAGACCGGTCATAGCGCAACGAAGCCTGGTCGATGCGGCCGCTGCGATCGTTCAACAGGCAGTCGCATACACACCCAGCGCGTGCTATGGCGGGCCCTGGTCTGCGCCGCGACGCTCAGCCTGGCCGCCTGCGCAGGCGGTCCTCATCTTTCGTTCCTGAATCCTCAAGGCCCGATAGCCGATGCGCAACGCTGGCATTTTTACGAAGTGCTCGGGGTCATGGTGGTGCTGGTGGCCGGACCGATCTTCCTGCTACTGCCGTTCTTTGCCTGGCGTTATCGCCTTGGCAACAACAAAGCCAGGTACACGCCACAGTGGAAATATTCGCGCCTGCTCGAAATTTTGTCGTGGGGTGGACCGGTCGTCATCGTCGCGATACTCGCCTTTTTCGTTTGGCGTGACACGCACCGACTGGATCCCTACCGTCCGCTGTCGTCGACGAAAGCTCCGTTGCGGATACAGGTAATCGGCTACGACTGGAAGTGGCTGTTTATCTATCCGGACCAGAACATTGCCACCATCGGAACGCTGGCGCTGCCGGTCGATCGCCCGGTGAGTTTTCGCATCACCTCGGCAACCGTCATGCAGTCGTTTTTCATTCCGGCGCTGGGCAGCCAGATCTACGCGATGGGCGGCATGGTCTCTCAATTGAATCTGGAAGCTCACAAACCTGGAGCATCACTGGGCGAAAACACCATGTACAACGGCGATGGCTTTCATCAGCAGAAGTTCACCGTGCAGGCGATGGATGCGAACCACTTCAGTGCATGGACCAAACAGGTGCGCGCGAGCGGCATGCCGTTGGACGCAAAGACTCTGCAACTCATTGCGAAGCGCTCAACGCGCGCTGAGTTGATCGCCGCCATGCCACGGGTAAATACCATCGAGGGAACCGCCTTTTTCACCGGGGCAAGCCCGACAATTTTTCCGGCCGTGGTCAAAGCGACCATGCAAGGCGACAGCTCGATCCCGGCAAGCGCCTTCACCCCATCGGGTAAACCTGCCGCCGGCAAGGACGATCAGCCATGA